One Paenisporosarcina sp. FSL H8-0542 genomic region harbors:
- a CDS encoding YfhH family protein gives MEIEKKYSQMSEQELRQAIAKLLEQARKASQLGHVNEYAVLERKAIMAQAYLVDPASIVPGEMYRIEGDPGVFFQVDYLKGRFAWGYRLGGEKFTEALPISMLKPLKEGK, from the coding sequence ATGGAAATTGAAAAAAAATATAGTCAGATGTCCGAACAGGAATTACGCCAAGCAATCGCCAAACTACTGGAACAGGCACGTAAAGCGAGTCAGCTTGGTCATGTAAACGAATATGCTGTTCTGGAACGTAAAGCAATTATGGCACAAGCTTATTTAGTAGATCCTGCATCGATTGTACCTGGAGAAATGTATCGGATTGAAGGAGATCCAGGAGTCTTTTTCCAAGTGGATTACTTAAAAGGGCGTTTTGCTTGGGGTTACCGACTTGGTGGGGAAAAATTTACTGAAGCATTGCCGATATCCATGCTAAAACCATTGAAGGAGGGAAAATAA
- a CDS encoding YfhJ family protein, which produces MQQQIEQLVQELAAKNESLSVAKARVWIELLWSDFESSYAKAGYDYKGTEVTEKVIRQWIESYGERIHEFAGNNPKYAHLLQVDNDSQQ; this is translated from the coding sequence ATGCAACAGCAAATCGAACAATTAGTTCAAGAACTTGCAGCAAAGAATGAGTCATTATCTGTCGCCAAAGCACGTGTGTGGATTGAATTATTATGGTCAGATTTTGAATCATCTTACGCAAAAGCGGGCTATGATTATAAAGGTACCGAAGTTACTGAGAAAGTAATTCGTCAATGGATTGAAAGCTATGGAGAACGGATTCATGAATTTGCAGGTAACAATCCTAAATATGCTCATTTGCTACAAGTGGACAACGATTCACAACAATAA